The following proteins are co-located in the Lepisosteus oculatus isolate fLepOcu1 chromosome 9, fLepOcu1.hap2, whole genome shotgun sequence genome:
- the LOC138241201 gene encoding galectin-1-like, with amino-acid sequence MSVFSVTNAVVKEGTVIRIEGKIAPDADAFSVNLGSDSENIALHFNPRFQDDGGVIVVNSMSKGSWQAEQIEKAFPFKKGTVTELKVRVKRDMFVVEGPHNLKVEFRDRLHLPSITTIFIIGKFNLTAYDIH; translated from the exons GTGTTTTCGGTGACAAATGCAGTCGTTAAAGAAGGCACCGTCATCAGAATTGAGGGGAAGATAGCTCCAGATGCTGACGC ATTCAGTGTTAACCTGGGGAGTGATTCAGAGAACATTGCACTGCACTTCAATCCCCGTTTCCAAGACGATGGTGGTGTAATTGTCGTCAATTCAATGTCCAAGGGGAGCTGGCAAGCAGAGCAGATTGAAAAGGCCTTCCCTTTCAAGAAAGGAACTGTCACAGAG tTAAAAGTGAGAGTGAAGAGAGATATGTTTGTGGTGGAGGGTCCTCACAATCTGAAGGTGGAATTTCGTGACCGTCTGCATCTGCCATCAATAACCACTATCTTTATTATTGGGAAATTCAACCTCACTGCCTATGATATCCATTAA